The following are from one region of the Anguilla rostrata isolate EN2019 chromosome 7, ASM1855537v3, whole genome shotgun sequence genome:
- the LOC135258539 gene encoding mucin-2-like codes for MVILRNCSSSNPTVTPLHQSDHHSISFSLPLTPLPPSPPSTPTVMVRRNLRSLSPSSLASSVTASLPTLESFSNLPTDSASSTLSSSLSSALDSLCPLVSRQARSSPPSSWMSDPIRTNRASLRAAERKWRKSMAQSDLSAYQSMLATFSTAPKLIIIKQKFINLPLTVISCSPFSPLSSALLPHLSPPSLQMILQFSSMRKLQTSAAPSRPPPPFPTPPSVPSPCFSTFSPLTDSVSQLLLSHRPTTCALDPIPSSLLQTITPDILPYVTSLVNSLSSGCFPSSFKLAHITPLLKKPTLDPSVIQNYRPVSLLPFLSKTIERAASNQLSSFLSLNNLLDPYQSGFRPGHSTETALLSVNESLHAAQAASHSSVLILLDLSDTLWGSVAPH; via the exons ATGGTtatcctgaggaattgctcctcttccaatcccacagtgacccctctgcaccagtctgaccaccactccatttccttctccctccctcttactcccctccctccctcccctccatccactcctactgtcatggtccgccgtaatctccgctccctctctccctcctctctcgcttccagtgtcactgcttcactccccactcttgaatccttctccaaccttcccactgactctgcatcctccactctgtcttcctcgctctcctcagcacttgactctctctgtcctctagtctccaggcaggcacgctcgtcccctcccagttcgtggatgtctgaccccatccgaaccaaccgggccagcctacgtgcagcggagaggaagtggaggaaatccatggctcaatccgacctgtctgcctaccagtctatgctagctacattttctaccgctccaaaattaattattatcaaacaaaaattcataaatctgcctctaaccgtcatcagctgttctccattttctcctctctcctcagcactccttccccacctcagtcctccctcgctgcagatgattttgcagttttcttcgatgagaaaattgcagacatccgcagctccttcacgtccaccaccacccttccccactcccccatctgttccctccccttgtttctccactttctctcccctcactgactctgtttcccagctcctactctcccaccgccctaccacctgtgctcttgaccccatcccttcctctctccttcagactatcacacctgacatcctcccatatgtcacctcccttgtgaactccttgtcttctggatgtttcccctcttctttcaagctggcccacatcaccccactgctgaaaaagcccactctggatccctctgtcatccagaactaccgtcctgtctcccttctccctttcctatccaaaacaattgaacgagctgcttctaatcaactctcctcttttctctccctgaacaatCTCCTAGACCCCTatcagtctggcttcagacctggccactcgacagagaccgcactcctctcggtcaatgagtcgcttcacgccgcacaagcagcctcccattcatctgtcctgatcctcctagacctttctgacACC ctatggggatctgtggcaccgcactag